The genome window GTATGCTCGATACCCTCGAGAACCTTCGTCGGGGAGGAAGAATCGGTGCGGCGAGTGCCCTATTGGGTACCGTCATGTCCTTCAAACCGCTTATTGAGGTGCGTGATGGTGCCATCGAGGCGGCGGGGCGGGTGCGCACTCGTAAGAGCGCCATCACTTCGCTGTTGGAGAAGTTTGCTGGTGGTGGACCCTATGAGCGGGTCGGTCTCGTCCACGCGATGGCGAACGACCTCGATGCTGTACTAGCGCGTGTACGTGAGGTGACCGGTGTGGATGAGGTGGTGATCTCGGTCATGGGCGCTACCATTGGGACCCACGCTGGCCCAGGTGCCCTTGGTATCTCGGTGCTCAAGCATGAACCCAAGTAGGATGGTAGGGAAGGAGGTAGGGTACGTGGCTGATTATCACGGCGAAGCAGAAGGTCAGCGAGACCTAGCTGCTCGCGCGGCGGAGTGGGTTGACGAGATCGCCAAGTTTCTACAGAGCAAGGCAGTGTCGCCGTTGTTCTGGGTCGCACGCGCTATCATCTTCGGCCTCTTGGGCCTAGCACTGGCGGTGGTTGCTGGCGTGTTGGCTGTCGATGCTTTGGTCAAACTACTCGATGCCTATCTCTTTGCGGGACGGGTGTGGATCACGTACTTCGTGATCGGTGGGCTCGCCTTGTTGCTATCGCTGTATGCCTGGCGCAAGATGGGCAAGTATCGCCTTGTCACCGGCGCTTCGGCGTGATGGGGCGCCCGCGCGAGCTTACGTAGGACACAGAGGGCGGTATTGACTGCTGCCAGTAATGGGACAGCTCCTGTGGTAGTGCGAATCTTGACCACACGAACTGCGTGGATGAAGTAAGCCGGACGAACTCGGTGGTGAAGGAGAAAGGACTCCAATGACAGAGCATGTGAAGGTAGTGATTATTGGTTCGGGGCCAGCTGGCCTGACGGCGGCCATCTATGCGGCTCGAGCCGACTTCAGCCCAGTCGTACTCGAAGGCGAGCCGTCGTCGACCTCTGATCAGCCTGGCGGGCAGCTGATGCTGACCACGGAGATCGAGAATTTCCCAGGGTTTGTCGACGGCATTCTCGGCCCAGAGCTCATGGGTAACTTCCGCAGTCAGGCGGAGCGCTTTGGTGCAAGAATGCACGGGGCCAAAGCTTCTCGAGTCGACCTCTCTGGTGGGCGCGCCGCCATTTGGGCATCCGATGCGACCTCTGACGAGCCGACCTACACTGCTGATGCCGTGATTGTGGCGACTGGTGCCCGTTCATTGATGCTCGGACTCGACAACGAACTACGGCTGGTCGGCCACGGTGTCTCGACGTGTGCGACCTGTGACGGTTTCTTCTTTCGCGGCCATCGTATCGCGGTCGTTGGTGGTGGTGACTCTGCGTTGGAGGAGGCGTTATTCCTCACCAAGTTCGCCGAGTCAGTGACGATTATCCACCGTCGCGATGCGCTACGGGCCTCGAAGATCATGCAGGATCGGGCCTTTGCTAACCCGAAGATCTCCTTCCTGTGGAATCGTCAGGTGACGGCGCTGCATGAAGAGGGTGGTTCGCTCGCTGGTGTGACCGTGCAGGACCCAGCGGGTGGAGCCGAAGAGCGCCATGACTTTACCGGTCTCTTTGTGGCGATTGGCCATGCACCCAATACCGATGTCTTCAAAGGACAACTCGAGATGGATGACCTTGGCTACCTCGCGACGCAGCCGGGTTCTACCGCGACCAGCGTTAGGGGAGTGTTCGCCGCAGGCGATGTACAGGATCATATCTATCGCCAGGCGATCACGGCGGCTGGTTCTGGTTGTCAAGCGGCGCTCGATGTCGAGCACTACCTTGCTGGGCAAGAGGCCTGAGGAATACTTCGGCGATGACGATGTTGATAGTTGCACATGCAAGTATTTACACAGTGAGTGAATGGAGAAGAAGATGAGCATAGAGATTATTGAACTCAATGATCAGAATTTTGATGAGCGTATCAAGGCGTCGCAGACACCGGTACTAGTAGACTTCTGGGCAGAGTGGTGTGGACCGTGCAAGATGATTGCTCCGATTCTCGAGGAGATAGCCCAGGACAAAAATGGTCAGCTGGTGATCGGGAAGTTGAATGTGGACAACGCACTGCAGGTGGCACGGAGGTTCGAGATCATGAGCATCCCGACGCTGATGCTGTTTCGAGACGGCGAACCGGTGAAGCGTATCGTTGGAGCGATGTCCAAGAAGGCACTGCTGAAGGAGCTGGACCCAGCGCTAGCGGGGTGAGCGCTGAGGAAGCCGCTGCGCTGATCCCTAATTCAGAGGCGAGCTTGGCGGATGTAGAGATGCGTCTGGTCAGGCTTGGTTTCCTGCCCCCCGATTTAGGGTTGGCAGGCCTATCCGATGCGATTGTTGCTTTCCAGTCCTCTCGCGGAATCCCTGAGACAGGGGATTGCGATCGTATCACCTGGAGAAGCCTGGTTGAGGCTGGATTTGCCTTTGGGGATCGAGTTCTGTATCTGCGAAATCCCAGTTTCCGTGGTGAGGATGTGGCCTGGTTGCAGGAGCGACTCGGTAACTTAGGGTTCGATCCGGGCAGAGTCGACGGTATCTTTGGTACGAGAACGCGAGATGCCCTACAGGATTTTCAATCGAATGTAGCGCTTCCTGCCGATGGAATCTGTGGAGGAGCAACCGTCGACGAGTTGCGGCGTGTCTTTGGACGCAGCACTGAGCATATTCATGGGGTCCGCGAGCGACAGCGCCTTCGCGTCCGGACAAAGCCGTTGTCAGAGGCCTCTGTTGCAATCCTTGCTGCCCTTCCACTTGAACAGCAGGCAGATCTGCTTGCCCAGCGGCTGCGCGCAAGAGGAGCAAAAGCGGTGGCGCTCGCCGACACTGATCAGTCACGTCTCGCCGCCATCGTCAACACGCGGGAACTCGATCTCGTGACCTATTTTGACTTCTCGACCTCGGGGTTGCAGGTGGCGTACTACTCCGGATTTCGCTACACCTCGCCCGCGGGCATGTTGTTAGCCCAAATGGTCGCTGACGGTCTCTCGCATCTCGAGCTGCCGGTGATGATCAGCCTCCGTGGGATGACCTTGCCGATCCTTCGTGAGACGAGGATGCCTGCGGTCTCGATCGCTATCGACCACCCCCACCGTTGGCTCATCTTGGGCCCTGAAGTGGTGGAGGCAGTCGCAGCTTCCATTGAGGAGTTTCTGGTGAACCCCGAGTCTGGCACTCCTGGAGTCGGCCAGCCGACGGTTAGCTAAGAGCGGGAGCGCGCATACTCATTGACCATCTCTTGCGCGATTCCATCACGGAACTGCTGAGGTGGTGACTTCATGAAATAGGCAGATGGCCCGAGTAGTGGTCCGCCCTCGCCGCGATCAAGGGCGATCTTGGCACAACGAACGGCGTCGATAATGACCCCTGCGCTGTTGGGGGAGTCCCACACCTCAAGTTTGAGCTCGATGTTTAAGGGAACGTCACCGAAGTTGCGACCCTCAAGCCGAATGTACGCCCATTTACGATCCTCAAGCCACGGGACGTGATCAGAGGGACCGATATGGACATCGTCGGCTTCGATGCCGTTGTCGATCTGGCTGGT of Ferrimicrobium sp. contains these proteins:
- the trxB gene encoding thioredoxin-disulfide reductase, with the protein product MTEHVKVVIIGSGPAGLTAAIYAARADFSPVVLEGEPSSTSDQPGGQLMLTTEIENFPGFVDGILGPELMGNFRSQAERFGARMHGAKASRVDLSGGRAAIWASDATSDEPTYTADAVIVATGARSLMLGLDNELRLVGHGVSTCATCDGFFFRGHRIAVVGGGDSALEEALFLTKFAESVTIIHRRDALRASKIMQDRAFANPKISFLWNRQVTALHEEGGSLAGVTVQDPAGGAEERHDFTGLFVAIGHAPNTDVFKGQLEMDDLGYLATQPGSTATSVRGVFAAGDVQDHIYRQAITAAGSGCQAALDVEHYLAGQEA
- the trxA gene encoding thioredoxin, producing the protein MSIEIIELNDQNFDERIKASQTPVLVDFWAEWCGPCKMIAPILEEIAQDKNGQLVIGKLNVDNALQVARRFEIMSIPTLMLFRDGEPVKRIVGAMSKKALLKELDPALAG
- a CDS encoding peptidoglycan-binding protein, yielding MSAEEAAALIPNSEASLADVEMRLVRLGFLPPDLGLAGLSDAIVAFQSSRGIPETGDCDRITWRSLVEAGFAFGDRVLYLRNPSFRGEDVAWLQERLGNLGFDPGRVDGIFGTRTRDALQDFQSNVALPADGICGGATVDELRRVFGRSTEHIHGVRERQRLRVRTKPLSEASVAILAALPLEQQADLLAQRLRARGAKAVALADTDQSRLAAIVNTRELDLVTYFDFSTSGLQVAYYSGFRYTSPAGMLLAQMVADGLSHLELPVMISLRGMTLPILRETRMPAVSIAIDHPHRWLILGPEVVEAVAASIEEFLVNPESGTPGVGQPTVS